From the Lemur catta isolate mLemCat1 chromosome 1, mLemCat1.pri, whole genome shotgun sequence genome, the window GATGATACTCTTTCCTCACATTACCACCATTCCGATATTGTTCCGTTGCCTGTTAGTTGCCATCTCCACACATTCATCTATCACAAGATTAATAAAGGGATCAAATCCCTGCAATATTCCTTGGACATGTCTGTcaccatttaatttctttctttctttctttttttttttttgagacagagtctcgctcttttgccctggctagagtgccatggcatcagcctagctcacagcaacctcaaactcctgggctcaagcaatcctcctgcctcagcctcccgagtagctgggactacaggcatgcgccaccatgcccagctaatattttctatatatttttagttgtccagttaatttctttctatgtttagtagagacggggtctcgctcttgctcaggctggtctcgaactcctgagctcaaactatccgcctacctgggcctcccagagtgctaggattacaggcgtgagccaccgggcctggcctcACCATTTAATTTCAATGATAACTTCTTGTCCATAAATTTTTTCACCTTGGGAGGGTGAGCTTTGTTCATGGTATCTACTCTGCTGGATCAGAGATCAGTGTGTGTTTTTCTTAGGTTTTTTGCATATAATTAGGATGATGGGAAGACCTTTAGTGGGAAGAACAACATTGCTCACATATAGTTTCTCTTTTTCAGGTAAGAACAGAAGTCATCACATTTGTTCTTTGAGGATGTGCCAATCTGCACTCCATTGGGATCATGTTAGAAGATCTAAGTGAACACATAACAAACTCCCCACTTCCCCTCTCTCCTGAAACTCTGCAGGATTACAGACAATTTTAGAAATGGGTATATTTAGTTAGGGAAAAAAGTGAGCACACCTTAGTGGGACGTTTGTTTCTAAAGAATGAAAGCATcaatactaaatttataaaaatgagtagGAACTGAgggaatagaaatagaaatggtGTCAGTTCCCTACACACTTGATAAACAGATGAATACAGGATTTGTAATGGAAGGTAGAacaaaagaatgttttcttttggcttggtcaattggcaaaaaaaaaatatgtgttgttcttcattgaaatttttcttctgattgacaatcaaaggaagagaaacaagtGAGGAAGAGATAGCAATTGGATGTTCAGAAGGAATATATTTACAGGTTTGAACTTTAGCTATCTCATGATAGGTTTTGGCTTAGCTTTGCAAAGCTAGCATTTCTGAAGTTGTTTTATTTCCACCTAGATATTAATTAAGCTATCTCTAGATGCCATTCTCACAGACAATGGTTAACTAGGTCAAAGATTGGTATgcgtttgattttttaaaaatagtattctgCTAAATGAGCTAAACACAAATAATTACTAGAATTACCCCCAAGTTGAAAGAATTACACACAATTAGAAGAGGTTTCAAACAAGATATGCTTAGGTATAATTAATTATATCccatagttattttgaaatatcatcGATCGTTGCTTATTCTAGTGTTATCCTACTTACGTCATTTTACTCAAACCTTaagtagaagaaaattttcaaattcacCCAGAACTCTTCTAGAGTTTGGTCTTCGGAAGGCCCTAGTCACAGTTCTGGGATCTTCAGCCATTTTGTCAAGTATCAAAACCTCCTGTCTCTTTCATTGAGGCTTTACCAGTGTTAGGCTGGTATCTGCTAAGCTTAAATAAGCTTTATGTGACCTTTACCCAAGGGCACCTGATTATGTTGCTGAGTCTCTGAGTTGTTTTCCTTCCTCAGCCAAAGAAGAAATAGAGGAAGCACATGCCATCTTGACTACCTttataatggttaattttatgtgtcagcttggctaGCTGTGGTGCACAGTTGTGTGGTGAAACACCAGTCTCGATGccgctgtgaaggtatttttaacatttaaaccAGTAGACTTTGAATGAAGCAGATTTCCCTCCATAACGTGGGTGAGTCTCATCCAGTCAGCTGACGGCCTCGACAGCAAAGACTAAGGTTTCCCGAAGGAGAAGAAAATCTCCTCAAACCTGCAGCACAGAAcccctgcctgagtttccaggcTGCCTGGCCTGCTCTGTACACTTTGGACTCAGGACTGCAGCCTCAGCTCTTACCTGAATTTCCAGCCTGCTGACCTGCCCTAGAAATTTTAGttagacttgccagcctccacacTTATATCAACCAATTCct encodes:
- the LOC123622161 gene encoding small nuclear ribonucleoprotein G-like — encoded protein: MNKAHPPKVKKFMDKKLSLKLNGEARHVQGILQGFDPFINLVIDECVEMATNRQRNNIGMVVM